From the genome of Xylocopilactobacillus apis:
TTAGGAAAATCTTTTAACTCTGTTTGATCAAAAGAATTGCTGATCTCGTCAATCATTTCATCACTTTTATGAAATGCTTCTTCGAGTTCTTTTGATTCAATATCACCGCCAAATAAGTCTTTCAGGTTCCAAGTTTCTTTTAATGCCATAAATTATGGTCCTTTCTCTCTCATGTTTATGAATAATAATACATGCTTTAATCAAAATAGTGAAGTAGCAGCAAATGATAAAATATATAGTAATTTAACAATGATAGCGCTTAACGAGTATAATTGAGTATGAAAGATAATTATAGATAGGAGCACAAAACTATGGTACGCAAAGCTTATATGATAGGAACTGGAATTGGTAATTTAGCTGCTGGTATTTATTTGATTAGAGATGGCTATTGGGACGGTTCGCAGATTACGATGTATGGAATTAATAAACATGGGGCTAACGATGGAGCGCCTTATGAGAAATATCAAAATGAATATGAAGTGCCGCATGTCGGAAATACTAAAGGTTTCTTAGCCGAAGGCGGGCGCATGCTTAATGAAGAAACATATGAAAATTTATGGGATGTACTAAGAAGCGTTCCATCGCTTGATAATCCCGGTCAATCCGTAACGGATGATATTCTTAACTTTGATCATGCCCATCCAACTCATGATGTCGGACGTTTAATGGATAAAAAGAATGGAATCCGAAATAAAGATAATGCTGACAACTATTATCATATGCAGTTTGATAATAAAGACCGGATGCTTTTAAGCCGCTTAATGCTTTTGCCGGAAAAAAAGGAAGAACTCCTTAATGATATTAGTATAGAAGATTGGTTTAGAGACAGTCCTCACTTTTTTACAACTAATTTTTGGTACATGTGGGAAACTACTTTTGCTTTTAAGAAAGAAAGCAGTGCAATGGAGCTTAGGCGCTACATGAACCGGATGATTGTTGAGTTTAGTCGAATTAACACATTAGAAGGCGTTACCAGAACACCGTATAATCAATACGAATCAATTATTGTGCCGATGCGTAAATATCTTAAGGACCATGGCGTTAATTTTGTTAATAATATGTTGGTTAAAGAATTTGAATTTGCTGACACTCCACTGAGAGATGACATTATTGTAACTGGTCTTAAAATGGAGAATGTTGAAACTAAAGAAGCAAGTGAAGTTAAAATTGCTGAAGATGACCTTGTTTTTGATACGAACGGAGCCATTACTGACGATGCAACTTTGGGTGATCTGGATACACCAGTGACTGAAAACCATGACTATCCTGTCAGTGCCAAACTTTGGAAGCAAGCAACTGAACACTTTTATAGTTTAGGGCACCCGGATAAATTTTTTAATGATCGAGCTCAATCAGAATGGTTAAGTTTCACAATTACGACCAAAGATCATTACTTGTTTAATCAGATTGCAAGAATCACCCAGCAGCAACCGGGTAATGCCTTAAATACGTGGATTGACAGCACTGGTTTGCTTTCAATTGTCGTTCACCACCAACCTCATTTCCATGCTCAAAAACCTGAAGAGGGTGTTCTTTGGGGCTACTTCATGTTTCCACGTAAATTAGGTGATTACGTATTAAAACCAATTATTAAAATGACAGGGCGTGAAATTGTTGAAGAGTTGATTGGTCATCTAGCTGAAGTAGATCCAGCACAAGATAATATTAGAAATCATAAAGATCGGATTATGGACAGTGTGATTAATTCAATACCAGTTTATATGCCTTATGCCAGTGCATTATTTAATCAGCGGGCAAAGGGGGACAGACCAGATGTAGTACCAGCTCATTCGCACAACTTAGCTTTTATCAGTCAGTTTGTAGAAATGCCATTTGACATGGTATTTACTGAACAATTTTCTGTTAGAGCTGCTCAAATTGCAGTATATAAACTTCTGGGAATTCCTGATTCTGAATTAACAAAAGTCCATCATTACGAAAAAGATCCACGTGTTTTATTAAGAGCCGCTAAAACAATGATTAGATAATCGGCTTTGTTTTGCTTACAACAAGAAAATGTGATAAAATTTATCAGTTGTATGTATACAACCGCACTGATCTGGAATTAATGAAATAACCAGTAAGGCGAGTCTAATATAGGAGTGAAGTTAAATGTACGCAGTTTTTGCAAATGGCGGAAAACAGTATAAAGCCCAAGTGGGAGATACTCTTTTCCTCGAAAAAATTGATCAGGATGTTGACAGCGAAGTTACCTTCGATCAGGTTCTTTTAGTTTCTGACGATAATAACAAGATTACTGTTGGCAATCCAACAGTTGCTGGTGCTACGATTAAAGCAAAAATCGAAAAGCAAGGCAAAGAAAAGAAAGTCGTTACTTTCAAATACAAGGCAAAGAAACACTATCATACAAAACAAGGACATCGTCAGCCTTATACACGTGTTTCAATCGAATCTATCAACGTTTAAGAGGTAAATAAAAATGTTAATGAATTTTCATATTAATAATGTTGGATTAACTAAAATGGCTCACCATAAAGGTGGCGGATCGTCATCAAATGGTCGTAATTCTGCTGGTCGTCGTCTAGGTGCAAAACGCTCTGATGGTCAATTTGTTCATACAGGAACAATTATTTATCGTCAACGCGGTACACATATTCATCCAGGAACGAATGTTGGCAAAGGCGGAGATGATACTTTATTTGCCTTAGCTGATGGCTATGTTAAGTATGAACGAATGGGTAAATTCAAGAAACAAGTTTCTGTTAATCCCGAATAGTTATTTTATTAAAGCAGACACATGTTTTTCATGAATGTTTGCTTTTTTGTTTGGAAGACTTATGGAACATAAAAAGTTAAAAAAGTTTCAAAATTGGTTAAGTGAAAAAGGAATTGAAGGGGCACTTCTTTTAAATCCCGTGAATGTTTCTTATTTTACTGGATTTTCTGGCGATGAATCTTACCTTTTTGTAACTCCAAAAGAAGAAATTTTTATTACCGATTCGCGATTTGTCAGCCAAGCAAAAGTTGAATTAAACGGTTTTAAAATTCAACAAAACCAAAAAGGCTTGGATGGAGTTTTAAATTTAATTCATGAGAATTTTTCTTTAGATGATATCGGAGTAGAGCTAACTTGTGTGTCTGCAGCGGATTATTTAACGATAAAGAAGAAAATTCAACGTCCAATAATTGACGTTTCTGAAGAAATTGATGAATTACGACAAGTTAAAGATGAATTAGAAATCGAAAAGATTAAAAAGGCTTGTGAAATCGCAGATCAATCATTTGCGATGATTTTAAAAGAAATCAAGGCTGGCATGACTGAGTTAGAAGTTGCAGCTCGGTTAGAAAGCCATTTTAAAGAACTCGGATCTACTGGACCATCTTTTGAAACAATTGTGGCTGCTGGAATTCGTTCTTCGATGCCACATGGAGCTGCTTCTAGTAATAGAATAAAAGAAGGAGACCTCGTGACTTTGGATTTTGGTTGTTACTACGAGGGATATACTTCTGATATTACTAGAACAATTGGAGTTGGTTCGGTAAGTGAAGGTCAGCGTCAAATCTACAATATTGTATTAAAAGCGAACAAAGAAACGATTGCCATTCTTCGCCAGGGAGTAACTGGCGCTGAAATGCACGAAAAAGCTCATAGTATTATTGATTCAGCGGGATACAAAGAAAATTTTGGTCATGGTACAGGGCACGGAATTGGTCGAAGTATTCATGAAGGCCCGGGGGCTTGGGGCAAATATCAAGCAGAGCCTGTCGTTAGTGGTAACATAATAACAATTGAACCTGGCATTTATTTACCAGATCGATTTGGTGTTCGAATTGAAGATGATGTATTGATCACAGATCAAGGATATGAAGTATTAACAAATTCACCGAAAGATGAATTAATAATTATTTAATGGAGAAAATTAATGATATCAGTAAATGATTTTAAAAATGGTTTAACAATTGGTACAGGAAAAGATATTTGGCAGGTAGTTGAATTTCAACATGTGAAACCGGGCAAAGGCGGAGCGTTTGTTCGTTCAACTTTACGTAATTTAAGAACCGGTGCTGTGCAGGATAAAACTTTTAGAGCAACGGAAAAAGTTGAAAAAATTGACGTAAATACTAGAGAAATGCAGTATCTATTCAATGATGGCGGCACTTATACTTTTATGGATACTGAATCTTATGAACAAGTTGAAATTCCTAATGAAGTTGTTGGTGATCAGACTAAATATTTAAAAGAAAATATGTTAGTTAGCATTTCTACTTATAATGGTGAAACTTTAGGAATTGAATTACCTAATAAAGTTGATTTAACAGTTGCAGAAACTGAACCAACAATTAAAGGTAATACAGCATCTGGCGGATCAAAACCGGCAACAATGGAAACAGGATTAGTTGTACAAGTACCATTTTTCATTAATGAAGGAGATGTTCTTACAATTAATACAACTGATGGTTCATACATTTCAAGGGCTTAATGATGGCAAATTTACGGAGTGGATTAAAGCTAAATAGCAGCTTAACTGTAACTGGCAAGGTTTCAATTTCTCAAAAGGCGTTAGAAAAGATTTTAGAACTAACAGCTGGTAATGTTGAGGATGTTAATGAAATGTCTAATGCTTTCCAGAATATTTTTGGCACTAAATTTCCAGAAGTTCGATTAGTGCATTCGGCAGCGATCAAGCTGGTTAATGATGAATTAGTTGCTGATATTTATATTAATGTTAATTATGGTGTTAATGTAATTCAAACTTCTTATAAAGTTCAGTCTGAAGTGATTAATCAGTTTAAAGAAATGCTTGACCTTGATCTTTCAAAAGTTAATGTTCATGTGCTTGATCTAATTGATGAAAACATTAGTGATGAAAAGGCATGAAAAGAAAACAGCAGCGAGACTTATTAGTAAAATCGGTTTTCGCTCATTTTTTTCAAAAGGATCTATCTTTAACTGAACTTTTAGATTCAATTGAATTTAATTTTATGAATGAGCGTTTAAAAAATGAAGACCATCGAAAATATGTTGATCCTTTACTAGAGCATTTATCTAAAGAGGAATCAGAGTGTCAAAAACTTATATCTGATCATCTAAAGACAACCTGGAAAATCGAAAGAATTCCATGGTTGGATTTAGCAGTTTTGGAAGTTGCGATTGTTGAAATAAAATATTTAGACGATATTCCTTTTGACGTAACGGTTAATGAGGCAGTTGACTTAGCCAAATTATATTCAACTGAAAAGTCACCGAGTTTTATAAATGGGATCTTAGTCAGTATTTTTGAAGAAATTAGCAGAAGCGTTGAGTAGTAAATGGATAAAATTATAGATGGTAAAAAAGCAGCTGATGAAATAGCCCAAAAATTACAAGGAACTGTTGCATCATTAAAGCATGTTCCAGTTTTACAAGTTTTGGTTTTAGGCGATAATCCTGAGAGCGAAATTTATGTTCGTAATAAGAAGAAGCGGGCATTAGAAATTGGAATTAAAGTAAACACTACTTACTTGAATAATGATGTTGATGAAGAAGAAGTTCTTTCTTTAATCAACACTTATAACTTGCAGCCTGAAGTTACCGGTATTATGGTTCAGCTGCCGCTGCCACCGCAAATTTCTTATTCCAAAGTTGTTAACTCGATTGATCCGCTCAAAGATATGGACGGATTTAGTGAAATTAATGTTGGCAAATTATGGACCGGAGTAACTGATTTTATAGCCCCTGCTACGCCGGTCGGCATAATGAATTTGCTTGATTTTTATCATTTTGATGTGTCAGGAAAACAGTCAGTTATTGTTGGACGAAGTAATATTGTTGGTAAACCACTTGCGGGATTATTGTTAAATCGTGATAGTACAGTGACAATTTGTCATAGTAAAACGCAAGACCTGCAAAAAATTACGAAACAAGCAGATTTTCTTTTTGTTGCAATTGGCAAACCTGAATTCATCGATGCTTCGTATGTGAAAGAGGGTGCAGTTATTGTTGATGTTGGAATTAATCGAACCAAAGAAGGTCTTAAAGGAGATGTTAATTTTACATCAGTTTTAGAAAAATGTTCATCTATTACACCAGTTCCAAAGGGCGTTGGTCCGATGACAGTTATTACTTTGATGCAGCAGATTGTTAATACAGCAAAATTGAGAGAAGTGAATGGATAATAAAACGGTAAATAAGGATGATTATCTGAGCGTAAGTCAGATTACGACTTATATTGGAAAGAAATTTAGTCAGGATCCTTATTTAGATCACGTTAATATTAAAGGCGAAATAACGAATTTTAGAGAGCGGCCGAATGGGCATCAGTATTTTAGTTTAAAAGATGATGGTGCTAAAATTGGGGTCACTCTTTTTCGTAATATCTACCAAAAAATTAACTTTAAACTTAAGGATGGAGATATGATCGTTTGTACCGGACGAGTCGGTATTTATGCTCCGGGCGGAAGTTATTCGCTGATTGTTGAGTCAATTGAACCCTATGGATTAGGAACCCTTTTGGTTGAATTACAGGCAAGAAAAGAAAAGTTAAGCAAAGCCGGCTACTTTTTACCTGAGCGAAAAAGAGCGATTAGTCAGTTTCCAAAACGCATCGCAGTAATTACTAGTCCCAGCGGGGCAGTGATTAGGGATATCATTACTACAACGCGTCGCCGTTTTCCACTTGTGAAGTTAGTTTTATTTCCAGCAGTTGTCCAAGGAGATAAAGCAGCTGAATCAGTACTGAATCAATTGAATCGAGCAAATCAAATGGGCACGTTTGATACTATTATCATTGCTCGAGGCGGCGGATCTTTTGAAGATCTTTGGCCGTTTAATGATGAAGCTCTAACGATAGCTGTAGCTGAAAGTAAGACGCCAGTTATCACATCTGTTGGACATGAGACAGATACGACGCTTGTTGATTATGCTGCTGATCTTAGAGCTCCGACACCAACCGCTGCCGCTGAGTTAGCAACACCGCTTCTTGATGAACTTAAGCAATCAGTACGTCAGAAGAAACTTGAATTACGTCAGGCTGAGCTTCATTATTTAGAGAATTTAACTGCCAAAATAAAACCTTTGACCGAAAGTTACTTATTTAGAAGGCCTGAAGCTTTTTATCAAAATCAATCAATATCTTTAGATCGATTAAAAGAACGACTTTTACAAACTGAAAAAAATGTATTAGTTCAAGATCAAAACAAGCTTAATCATTTTCAATCACTTTTAAAGTCGTTTGCACCTAATAGAACACTTAATCAATTTAAAATCGCTAATAAACAAGCTCAGAATTCTTTGGTTCGGGTAATCCAAAATTTAAATCATAATGAACAAGTTAGATTAAATAATCTTTCTAGAAATCTAGTAATGCTTGATCCGCACAATGTTCTTAAACGTGGATATGCAATTACAGAAGATAATAAACATAATGTTATTGATAGTATTTCAAAAGCTAAAATTGATCAAAATATTCGAGTGATTTTAAGTGATGGTGTATTAATTTCAAAAGTCGATCAAATTGAAGGAGAAGATAATGCCAGCAAAGAAAACTAGTGAAAAAGAATTAAGTTTTGAAGAACAAATGCAAAAATTAGAGGGAATTGTAAAACAGCTTGAAGAAGGAAATCTTCCACTTCAAGAATCCATTGATCGGTTTAAAGAAGGAGTTAGTATTTCTAAATCGATGGAAAAAACTCTTTCTGAAGCTCAAAAATCAATTTCCTCAATTATTGATGAAGATGGCAATATCAAAGATTTTGCGGAGCAAGCAGAAAATGAATAGCGATCTTTTAAAGGTGATTTTAAAATTTAATGAATATTTAGAACACCTTTATGGATCAAAAGAGATCGATCCAAAATTAAAAGAAGCAATCAACTATTCATTGTTGTCTAATGGTAAAAGACTTCGGCCGTTGCTCTTTTTTAGCATTCTTAATTCTTTTGGGATCAATGAATTCGAACATTATTTTGACATTGCTGCTTCACTTGAAATGGTTCATACGTATTCTTTAATTCATGATGATCTGCCAGCAATGGATAATGATAATTTAAGAAGAGGAAAACCCACAAACCATGTTTTATTTGGGGAGGATTTAGCAATTTTAGCTGGAGATGCCTTATTAACTGATGCGTTTAAAGTTATTGCTGACAGCAAGGTTTCTTCAGATCAAAAAGTTTCATTAGTAAATGCTTTATCAAATGCTGCTGGTTCTCAAAATATGGTGAATGGTCAGGTTCAGGATTTACAAATTTCAGATGTTTCAGAAGAGAATTTAATTGAAATGCATTATCATAAAACAGCTGCAATGTTTGTGGCTGCGAGCGAATATGGAGCAATTTGTTTAAATCTTAATTTTGATCAAACCAATTTATTAAAAAAATTTGCTAAAAATTTTGGATTGGCTTTCCAGTTAGCTGATGATTTGAGTGATTTAGATCAAGATCAAAGCGGTGAAAACAATTTTGCAGTTGATTTTGGGATTCAACAAGCTCGACAACTAAAAGAAAAAAGAATCTCTTCAGCTAATGAAGCACTGGATCGTTTGTCGGGCGACCATTTTACATCAGATCCCTTAAAGAAATTTTTAGATGAATATTTATAATTATGAGAGTAGATAAATTATTATTATCCCAAAATAAATTCAGCAGCAGAGCTAAAGCCCAAGAAGCAATTAGTCAGGGTAAAGTTTTTCTGGCTGACGGTAAACCGGTAAAAAAATCATCTTTAGATTTACCTGATGATACTGCTTTTACGATTAAAAACCATGATAATTATGTTAGTCGCGGTGCTTATAAATTATTAAAGGCAATTGAAGTATTCCATCTCGACTTTACGGATAAAATGGTTTTGGATATCGGAGCTTCTACCGGTGGATTTACTCAGGTGGCATTAAATGCGGGAGCCAAAAAGGTATACGCTCTTGATGTAGGTTCTGGTCAATTAAACACCACGCTTGTAGAAGATCCAAGAGTAATAGTGATCGAAAATTATAATTTTCGTTATGCTAAAGAAAATGATTTTCCGCCAGAAAAGTTCGACTTAATTCAATGCGATGTTTCATTTATTTCTTTGAAACACATCATTCCTCCTGCATCGACATTATTAAAACCAAATGGAAAAGCTGTGTTTTTAATTAAACCTCAGTTTGAAGCAGGAAAAGAATATATTAGAAAACATGGCTTAGTTAAGGATTCAGCTGTTCACTTGGCGGTTTTACAGCAAGTTTTAGGCTATTTTGTAGAAAATGGTTTTAAAGTTAAGGGCTTGTCCTACTCACCAATAAAGGGGCAGCATGGCAACGTAGAATTTTTGGTGCAAGTTCAAAAATCTGAAGAGTCATCGAATCCATATTCTGAAAAAGATTTAAAATTATTAATAAAAGATGCAAAAACTAATTTATAATTTTGAAAAATATTCAAATCAATGTATAATATTCACAATTTAAATAATTAGGATGAAGATATGTTAAAAGCAGATCGTCAAAATGAAATACGCGAACTAATCAAAAATAATAAAATAAGTAGGCATAGCCAGTTAGTTCAAATGCTCGAAGATAAAGGTTTACATTTTACTCAGGCAACAATTTCAAGAGATATGCATGAAATGAATATTGTTAAAATTTCTAGCGGTGATGATGGCTACATTTATGTTTTGCCAGAAGAATCAAATAATGGTTTGGAACAAAAAGCAGGACAAATCATTACTGAATCAATGGTCAACATTGAGGCTCAACATTTTATTGTGATTGTTAAAACGATACCTGGATATGCCCAAGCTTTGGGTTCTTTGCTTGATCAACTTGCATTTTCTGAGGTTCATGGACTTTTAGCAGGCGATGATACAATTTTTATGATTACTAAAACTAGTAATGATGCAGCTGAACTAATTGATAAAATAAATAGTTTAGGGACAAATAATGCTCGAATCACTCGTCGTTGATAATTTTACAATTATCGAACATCTTGAAGTTGATTTTCACCATGGTCTTAGCACTTTAACGGGTGAGACTGGTGCAGGCAAATCAATTATCATTGATGCAATTGCTCAAATTGCAGGTGCTAAGAGTAGTAAAGAGTTAATTCGTCATGGCAGTGACAAGGCAACTATTTTGGCTGAATTCTCGCACTTTCCATTTAGCTCGCTAAAAAAATTATTTGAACAAAATGATATTGATTTAGATGAAGATTACCTCAGTATTCAAAAAGAAATTAAAAAAAATGGTCGCGGAATTGCTCGGATTAACGGGAGTGTTGTTAACGGAAGCTTTTTACGACAAGTTGGCGACCATCTTTTTAATATTGAAGAACAATCTAAGCATCAGCAGCTTTTAAATGCTGATGCTCAATTGGCATTACTTGATGCTTTTAGCGGCAAGAAGTTAGTTCAAACTTTAGCTAGTTACGAGAAAACTTACCGAGAATTAAGATCTATTAAATTAAAGAAAGAAGAAATTCAAAAGAAAAATCAAGATTTAAAAGAAAGACTGGATTATCTGAAGTTTGCAGATCAAGAGATTACTGAAGTAGATCCAAAGATTGGTGAAGATCAAAGGCTGGAAGAGAAGAAAATTCAACTTAGTAATTTTGAAAAAATTTCAAGCAGTCTACAACAAATTCAAACCTTAATTGGCGGTGAAGATTCGATTCAAGATCTTTTAGGACAAGCACAAGCACTTAGCGATAGCCTTGAAAACTATGGATCAAGTTACCAAAAAATTGCTGATAATCTTACTAATGCAATAGAAGCGGTAAATGATGCAATGTCAGAAGTTAGCGATGTAAGTGATACGCTTGACTTAAATGACGAAAATGAGCTAGAACTAGTGATGGAGAGATTAAGCAGTTTTGACCAATTAAAAAAGAAGTATGGCGGGACGTTGGAAGAAGTCTTATCATATCAAAAGAAAGCCCGTTCAGAAATTAAATTTGCTGAAAATAGTGAGCAGTCCTTAAAAGAATATGATGAAAAATATCGCCTTTATCTTGAACAAGCTCATCAATTAGCTGATAAGTTGACAGACATTCGTAAGAAATCAGCTGATAAATTAGAACCACTGATAAATTCTGAACTGAAAACTCTAGAGTTTCAAAATTCAAAATTTGAAATTAAATTTACGAAAAGTGAACTTCAAGAACGAGGACAAGATCATTTAATGTTTATGGTCCAAACTAACATCGGCGAGAAAATGCTCCCGTTAGCAGAAATTGCATCTGGTGGGGAGTTGTCACGAATACTATTAGCCTTAAAATCAGTTTTTTCACAATTTTTTGAAAATGTTACATTTATATTTGATGAAATAGATTCAGGAGTCAGTGGTCGGGCAGCTCAATCGATGGCCGATAAAATCTACCAAATTGCTCGTTCAAATCAAGTTATCAGCATTACCCATTTACCTCAGTTAGCAGCAATGAGTGACTATCAATATCTGATTGAGAAGAAAATTGTTGATAACCGAACAATCAGTTCAGTTCGTCTGCTTGATCAAAAAGAAAGAGTTGACGAGATTGCTCAAATGCTGACGGGGACAAAAATGACGAAAGTAACCAAAGATCATGCAATGGAAATGTTAGAGCTAGCTCAAAAATCTAAGGAGCGGGAATAAATGGCTGAAATAAAATTTCAGATTATTAAGAATCTTAAAGTATTATCCAAAAACGAAAAAAATGGTTGGACGAAAGAAATTAATCTTATTTCATGGAATGATGCCGAACCTAAATTTGATATTCGTAGTTGGGATCCAGAACACCATAAGATGGGACGAGGAGTAACATTATCTAAAGAAGAATTACAGGAACTTTTATCAATAGATCCAATGGAGTTTGAAGAATAATGGCTTGAAAACTAACCGTATTTATAAGACAATAGGTTTCATATACGGGAGAGTTTAAATAATGTCAAAAGGAATGTTAATTGTTTTATCCGGTCCTTCTGGGGTTGGTAAAGGTACAGTTAGACAAGAATTGACCCGCAGAGATAAAGGCCAATTCGTTTATTCAGTATCGATGACGACTCGGAAGATGAGACCTAAAGAAGTTGATGGAGTTGATTATTTTTTCTCAACGGTTGATGAATTTCAGCAAGCAATTAAGAACGATCAAATGTTGGAGTATAATCAATATGTAGGAAATTATTATGGAACTCCTCGAAAGTACGTAGAAGATACGATCAACCAGGGAAAAGATATTTTTCTTGAGATTGATGTTGGCGGGGCAATGCAGGTAAAAGAAAAGATGCCTGAAGGAGTTTTTATTTTTTTAACTCCGCCAGATTTGAAATCGCTGCGGGGAAGAATTACTCAACGAGGCACAGATTCTGCTGCGGTGATTGATCGAAGAATGGAACAAGCAATTAACGAGATCAATTTAATGAAAGAGTATGACTACGCCGTGGTCAATGATGTTGTTTCAAAAGCAGCTGACCGAATTGAGACTATCATCGAAAGTGAACATTTAAAAGTAGAAAGAATTATACAAGACTATCTAAAAGTCTCAGGAGTTCAAAATGATTACAAAGCCAATAATTGATAATTTATTAGAAAAAGTACCGTCACGTTATTCTTTAGCAGTTTTAGCAGCTAAAAGAGCACATCAAATTGAAGATGGCTTTACTAAAGCGCTTGATCATTATGATTCATTAAAGTCTGTTGGGCAGGCTTTAGAAGAAATTGATCATGGTAAAATAACGGTGGAAACTCAAGATGAAATTGAAGCCAAAAATAAAAAAGAAAAAGTTTAGTTGGATTGGGGGTCTGAAGTAATCAGACCTTTTTTAGTTTAAT
Proteins encoded in this window:
- the recN gene encoding DNA repair protein RecN, coding for MLESLVVDNFTIIEHLEVDFHHGLSTLTGETGAGKSIIIDAIAQIAGAKSSKELIRHGSDKATILAEFSHFPFSSLKKLFEQNDIDLDEDYLSIQKEIKKNGRGIARINGSVVNGSFLRQVGDHLFNIEEQSKHQQLLNADAQLALLDAFSGKKLVQTLASYEKTYRELRSIKLKKEEIQKKNQDLKERLDYLKFADQEITEVDPKIGEDQRLEEKKIQLSNFEKISSSLQQIQTLIGGEDSIQDLLGQAQALSDSLENYGSSYQKIADNLTNAIEAVNDAMSEVSDVSDTLDLNDENELELVMERLSSFDQLKKKYGGTLEEVLSYQKKARSEIKFAENSEQSLKEYDEKYRLYLEQAHQLADKLTDIRKKSADKLEPLINSELKTLEFQNSKFEIKFTKSELQERGQDHLMFMVQTNIGEKMLPLAEIASGGELSRILLALKSVFSQFFENVTFIFDEIDSGVSGRAAQSMADKIYQIARSNQVISITHLPQLAAMSDYQYLIEKKIVDNRTISSVRLLDQKERVDEIAQMLTGTKMTKVTKDHAMEMLELAQKSKERE
- a CDS encoding polyprenyl synthetase family protein produces the protein MNSDLLKVILKFNEYLEHLYGSKEIDPKLKEAINYSLLSNGKRLRPLLFFSILNSFGINEFEHYFDIAASLEMVHTYSLIHDDLPAMDNDNLRRGKPTNHVLFGEDLAILAGDALLTDAFKVIADSKVSSDQKVSLVNALSNAAGSQNMVNGQVQDLQISDVSEENLIEMHYHKTAAMFVAASEYGAICLNLNFDQTNLLKKFAKNFGLAFQLADDLSDLDQDQSGENNFAVDFGIQQARQLKEKRISSANEALDRLSGDHFTSDPLKKFLDEYL
- a CDS encoding YdbC family protein; amino-acid sequence: MAEIKFQIIKNLKVLSKNEKNGWTKEINLISWNDAEPKFDIRSWDPEHHKMGRGVTLSKEELQELLSIDPMEFEE
- a CDS encoding TlyA family RNA methyltransferase, giving the protein MRVDKLLLSQNKFSSRAKAQEAISQGKVFLADGKPVKKSSLDLPDDTAFTIKNHDNYVSRGAYKLLKAIEVFHLDFTDKMVLDIGASTGGFTQVALNAGAKKVYALDVGSGQLNTTLVEDPRVIVIENYNFRYAKENDFPPEKFDLIQCDVSFISLKHIIPPASTLLKPNGKAVFLIKPQFEAGKEYIRKHGLVKDSAVHLAVLQQVLGYFVENGFKVKGLSYSPIKGQHGNVEFLVQVQKSEESSNPYSEKDLKLLIKDAKTNL
- the gmk gene encoding guanylate kinase; protein product: MMSKGMLIVLSGPSGVGKGTVRQELTRRDKGQFVYSVSMTTRKMRPKEVDGVDYFFSTVDEFQQAIKNDQMLEYNQYVGNYYGTPRKYVEDTINQGKDIFLEIDVGGAMQVKEKMPEGVFIFLTPPDLKSLRGRITQRGTDSAAVIDRRMEQAINEINLMKEYDYAVVNDVVSKAADRIETIIESEHLKVERIIQDYLKVSGVQNDYKANN
- a CDS encoding arginine repressor; this encodes MLKADRQNEIRELIKNNKISRHSQLVQMLEDKGLHFTQATISRDMHEMNIVKISSGDDGYIYVLPEESNNGLEQKAGQIITESMVNIEAQHFIVIVKTIPGYAQALGSLLDQLAFSEVHGLLAGDDTIFMITKTSNDAAELIDKINSLGTNNARITRR
- the rpoZ gene encoding DNA-directed RNA polymerase subunit omega — encoded protein: MITKPIIDNLLEKVPSRYSLAVLAAKRAHQIEDGFTKALDHYDSLKSVGQALEEIDHGKITVETQDEIEAKNKKEKV